The Acetivibrio saccincola genome window below encodes:
- the cobC gene encoding alpha-ribazole phosphatase yields MLELILIRHGQTDSNKRRTYVGWTDVELNEEGIRQARNLKEKLKNLSVDKIYSSPLKRARKTAEIINENFNLDIHYDNNLKERNFGIWDDLTDDEIKKLNEKEYNAWQKDWKNYPVKGGESGMDSYERVIKFTENILNSFDSGRILIVSHLGTIRFMLSYLLGMGIEGSWRFRLDNCEMAKIQVTDGYGILTSLGK; encoded by the coding sequence ATGCTGGAATTAATACTTATAAGACATGGGCAGACAGACAGCAACAAAAGAAGGACTTATGTGGGCTGGACTGATGTGGAGCTAAATGAAGAGGGAATAAGGCAAGCCCGTAATTTGAAGGAGAAGCTGAAAAACTTATCCGTTGACAAGATATATTCAAGCCCGCTAAAAAGAGCCAGAAAAACCGCTGAAATAATAAATGAAAACTTTAACCTTGACATTCATTATGACAACAATTTAAAAGAAAGAAATTTTGGCATATGGGATGATTTAACAGACGATGAAATAAAAAAACTCAATGAAAAAGAGTACAATGCCTGGCAAAAGGATTGGAAGAACTATCCCGTTAAAGGCGGGGAAAGCGGGATGGACTCTTATGAAAGAGTGATAAAGTTTACAGAAAACATTTTAAATTCTTTTGACAGCGGTAGGATATTAATAGTGTCCCATTTAGGGACAATAAGATTTATGTTAAGTTATTTACTTGGAATGGGAATTGAAGGTTCCTGGAGGTTCAGGCTGGATAATTGTGAAATGGCAAAAATCCAAGTCACAGATGGTTATGGAATATTAACTTCCCTTGGGAAATAA
- the cobS gene encoding adenosylcobinamide-GDP ribazoletransferase — translation MKRIKRYAKRFIIMLQFFTTIPIKENINCHAEDYGKGLVFAPFTGLIIGIILMGIYCGLELFFPHEVVFAFIIIAYIVLTGGIHLDGLADTFDGLFSGKSKEKILEIMRDSRIGTNGVLAIVSLLLLNYALFVSLDLQDIKTVLILFPAAGRMASLIGAGASGYARKTWGLGKSFIDFCDLKEVIAGSLIYTLAIYIGLGVEGLVIASLTILFPYIILKLIEKKIQGATGDVLGALCELNQTFFLICFMLYKGVIFKIF, via the coding sequence ATGAAAAGAATTAAGAGGTATGCTAAAAGATTTATTATAATGCTACAGTTTTTTACAACAATACCCATAAAGGAAAACATAAATTGCCATGCAGAGGATTATGGAAAGGGACTGGTTTTTGCCCCCTTTACCGGGTTAATTATAGGAATTATATTAATGGGTATATACTGCGGTTTGGAGCTTTTTTTTCCTCATGAAGTAGTATTTGCATTTATAATAATTGCATATATTGTTTTGACAGGAGGAATTCATCTTGACGGTTTAGCCGATACATTTGACGGGCTATTTTCCGGAAAGTCAAAGGAAAAAATTCTTGAAATAATGCGTGACAGCAGGATTGGAACTAATGGGGTGCTGGCAATTGTATCCTTGCTTTTACTAAACTACGCATTGTTTGTATCTTTGGATTTACAGGATATTAAAACAGTTTTAATTTTATTTCCTGCAGCAGGCAGAATGGCTTCTTTAATTGGAGCCGGAGCCTCCGGATATGCAAGAAAAACCTGGGGGCTTGGCAAATCATTCATTGATTTTTGCGATCTCAAAGAAGTTATAGCCGGCTCTCTTATCTACACGCTGGCAATATACATTGGCCTTGGTGTGGAAGGATTGGTTATAGCTTCTTTAACAATTTTGTTTCCCTATATAATTTTAAAACTAATAGAAAAAAAGATACAGGGGGCAACAGGGGACGTTTTAGGGGCACTTTGTGAATTAAACCAGACATTTTTTCTTATATGTTTTATGCTTTATAAAGGGGTAATTTTTAAAATTTTTTAA
- the cobU gene encoding bifunctional adenosylcobinamide kinase/adenosylcobinamide-phosphate guanylyltransferase produces MENCFKKREPSCSLNFIMITGGSRSGKSTFAESIAKGYEYNKKGDVLYIATCIPFDEEMKTRVRKHRMQRPSHWHTLEAYKDFDVHLKKDENKKTIILVDCITLMISNIMFEENSDWENAGENQMNYVENKIKNEIDKLLDAVKENNATLIAVTNEVGMGIIPANKLSRIFGDIAGRVNQKLSKVASEVYFCVSGIPVKIKG; encoded by the coding sequence ATGGAGAATTGTTTTAAAAAAAGAGAGCCGTCATGCTCTCTAAATTTTATTATGATTACCGGTGGAAGCAGGAGCGGTAAGAGCACTTTTGCTGAATCAATTGCCAAAGGCTATGAATACAACAAAAAAGGTGATGTATTATACATTGCCACATGCATACCTTTTGATGAAGAAATGAAAACAAGGGTAAGAAAACACAGGATGCAAAGACCTTCCCATTGGCATACCCTTGAAGCATATAAAGATTTTGATGTGCATTTAAAAAAAGATGAAAACAAAAAGACAATCATTTTAGTTGACTGTATAACCCTTATGATTTCTAATATAATGTTTGAAGAAAATTCAGACTGGGAAAATGCAGGGGAAAACCAAATGAATTATGTGGAAAACAAGATAAAGAATGAGATAGATAAACTTCTTGATGCAGTAAAAGAAAATAATGCCACTTTAATAGCTGTTACAAACGAAGTAGGGATGGGTATTATCCCGGCAAACAAATTATCAAGGATTTTCGGGGATATTGCAGGAAGGGTTAATCAAAAACTTTCGAAAGTAGCCAGTGAAGTTTATTTTTGTGTATCCGGCATTCCTGTAAAAATTAAAGGTTAG
- the cbiB gene encoding adenosylcobinamide-phosphate synthase CbiB, producing MSLYLLLEIFIAYVLDILLEDPPWLPQPVKFLKWLIKHAEKLIRSIVEVFSAKKVKALGDDVVRNTKKKKRNEKIAGVVLAIFITAFAFFSVYIIIRAAYKVHPVLASVINIYFIYTAFAARRTAAEGFKVFDALKERDIFRARKFLSTVAGKHTENLDEKEVIKGAVEATAESTSDNVIAPVFYTFAGSFFGLAAPFVYAFKAISTLDSMVGYKNEKYRYLGWASARLDDIANFIPARLTGILIVVSAFISQNDYSSSYAIMRRDRRKHFSPNSGYPEAAVAGALGVRLGGSGLYFGDIVEKPIIGDPVNELDIRNITQAIVLMYIASALSMVLFTIFYISVYFLKGFFA from the coding sequence ATGAGTTTATACCTGCTGTTGGAAATTTTTATTGCATATGTTCTTGATATTTTGTTAGAAGACCCTCCATGGCTCCCTCAACCGGTTAAGTTTTTAAAATGGCTTATTAAACATGCAGAAAAACTTATAAGAAGTATTGTGGAGGTATTTTCCGCAAAGAAAGTAAAAGCTTTAGGGGACGATGTGGTCCGCAATACCAAAAAGAAAAAAAGAAATGAAAAAATAGCAGGTGTTGTACTTGCAATATTTATTACAGCTTTTGCTTTCTTTTCTGTATACATAATTATCCGGGCAGCGTATAAGGTGCATCCTGTTCTTGCCAGTGTAATAAATATTTATTTCATTTATACTGCTTTTGCAGCCAGAAGGACAGCAGCTGAAGGCTTTAAAGTTTTTGATGCCTTAAAAGAAAGGGATATTTTCAGAGCCAGGAAATTTCTTTCCACAGTGGCAGGAAAGCACACGGAGAATTTAGATGAGAAGGAAGTAATAAAAGGGGCAGTTGAAGCAACTGCAGAAAGTACTTCTGATAATGTGATAGCGCCTGTTTTTTATACTTTTGCAGGCTCATTTTTCGGGCTGGCAGCACCCTTTGTGTATGCATTTAAAGCCATTAGTACTTTAGACTCAATGGTAGGATATAAAAATGAAAAGTACAGGTATTTAGGATGGGCTTCTGCAAGACTGGACGATATTGCAAATTTTATCCCTGCAAGGCTTACAGGGATTCTTATAGTGGTAAGTGCCTTTATAAGCCAAAATGACTATTCATCAAGTTATGCTATAATGAGAAGGGACAGGAGAAAACACTTTAGCCCCAATTCCGGTTATCCGGAAGCTGCAGTTGCAGGTGCCCTTGGTGTAAGGCTTGGAGGCAGTGGTCTTTATTTTGGTGACATAGTTGAAAAGCCTATAATAGGGGATCCGGTAAATGAACTGGATATCAGGAATATAACCCAGGCAATAGTTCTTATGTATATTGCATCTGCTTTATCAATGGTTTTGTTTACCATTTTTTATATATCTGTGTACTTTTTGAAGGGGTTTTTTGCATAA